The nucleotide window GATCCGCCGCGCCACATCGCCCCAGGCCGCCATCCGCTGCGCGCTGACCAGCTCGGTCACGTCGTCGAAGGCAACCACATAGCCCTCCAGCCGCCCGTCGGCGCCCCGGCGCATGGCCATGCGCACCAGCAGGCTTTCCAGCCGGCCCTCGCGGCTGAGCCGGATTTCCTCCTGTACGGTCTCGCCCCGGCCCTCGCGCAGCCGCGCCAGCAGACCCTCGAACTCGGGCACCATATCCCCCAGCGGGCCTTCATGCGGCTGCCCCGGATCCAGCGCCAGCAGCCGGATCGCCGAGCGGTTCAGGAAGTCGATCCGCCCCTCCGCATCCAGCCCGATCACACCCGAGGTGACAGACCCCAGCACCGAATCGAACAGCCGGCGGCGTTCCTCGGTCTGGTGGTGGCTGGCGACCAGCGCTCCGCGCTGGCCCTTCAGCTGACGCGTCATCTGGTTGAAGATCCGCCCCAGCATGGCGATCTCGTCATCGCCGCGCTCTTCGATCACCTGCACATCGAGATTCCCGGCGCCGATCTGCTGCGCCGCACCCGCCAGCCGCCCGACCGGGCGTGACAGCCGCTCAGCGAACCACAGGCCCAGCCATACGGCGGCCAGGATCAGGATCAGCGCGAAGGCCAGATACAGCAGCGAGAATTCGAACAACACCCGGCCTCGGTCCGCCTCGAGTTGGCGGTAGAGTTGCACGGTCTTGCGGGTCTCGTCCAACAGGCTGAGGATCTGGCCATCGACATTGCGCGACACATAGAGATAGCGGTCGGCATAGGCCTCGAGCCGCACCAGGGCGCGGAACTCGTTGCGGTCCCAGTCCTGGATCACCACCGTCTCGCCGGTGGCGGCGCGGGTCAGGTCGGCTGCGGCGGGCAGTTCGTAGTCGAACAGATAGCTGCGCTCGCCCCGCGCCCGGATCTCGCCGCCGCCGTCGATCACATAGGCCTCGCGCAGCCCGCGCTGGATCTGCGCCTGGCCTTGCGTCAGCAGCTGGCGCAGGTCGCTGTCGGCCAGGAAGAACGCCGCCTGCCGCGCGACATTGAGATAGCCCGCCAGCGCCTCGGCATCGGTCACAAGATCGGTGCGGTGTTCGGCCTCATAGGCCTCGGCCGCGGCAAGGGAGGAGCCAAGCACCTGCCGCACCCGGTCGGAGAACCAGCCCTCCAGCCCGATATTCACCGTCAGCCCGGCAAAGACCGCGACAAGGATGGTCGGCACCAGCGCCATGCCGGCGAACACCCCCGTCAACCGCAGGTGCAACCGCGATCCGGCGGAATGGGCGCGGCGGGCGGCGACCATGCGGGCCAGCCGCGCAAAGACCAGTCCGGCAACCAGCAGGATATAAACGAGGTCGGCCAGGATGACGGCGCGCAGCCCCAGCGAGGAGGCGCCCTGATCGAAGGGCCCAAGCGCCATGAAGGTGCCGAAGGCCAGCAGCGGACCAAGGATCACCAGGCCCAGCGTGGCCAGGTTCTGCACCCGCTTCAGCCGGCGCAGCCGCACCAGCCGGTCCCAGGAGGGGCGCATGCCGGCCCTGCCGAATGCTGCGGGCTTGCGCGCCCCGGAGCCCGCAGTCGGCGCCGAGGGGGCTGCGCCTGCGCCAGACAGGTCCTTGTCCGTCACGCTGTTGCCGTCATGATCTTGCCGCCACGATCTGTTCCGCGCCTCTGCTCTGCGCCCTGTACGGGCGCGGCCGCAGCCCTGCCGGAATGGCGGCGCCCTTGGCGCCTGCGGGCCACAGATGCTGTGGCGCTTTTACATCAACTTGCGGCGGCGTGTCACGCGGATATCCAGCTCGGTGATCTTCTTGCGCAAGGTATTGCGGTTGATCCCCAGCAGATCGGCACATTTGGCCTGATTTCCGGCAGTGGCATCCAGCGCAATCTCGATCAGCGGCATTTCCACCTCGCGCAGGATGCGTCCATAGAGCCCCGGCGGCGGCAGCGCGCCGCCATGCAGGTCGAAATAGCGCTTGAGGTGCTTGGCGACCGAGGCCGACAGCCGGTCTCCCTCGCCGCCGCCCTTCATCGGCTCCATCGCCGGCTGGTTACCCAGGATCGCCTCGACCTCGGATCGGCCGATCTCTTCCTCGGGCGAGGTGACCAGCAGGCGGCGGACGGTGTTTTCCAGCTGGCGCACGTTGCCGGGCCAGCTATAGGCGCGGATCAGTTCCATCGCCTCGGCATTCAGCCGGCGCAGGGCAAAGCCCTCGCGCTCGCCCCGGGTCAGGAAATGCTCGGCCAGCGCCGGGATGTCATCGACCCGCTCGCGCAGCGAGGGCACGGCAAGCGTCACGCCGCCAAGCCGATAGAACAGGTCCTGGCGGAAGCCGCCCCCCTCCATCCGCCGGCCAAGGTCGACCTGGCTGGTGGCCATGATCCGCGGCGCGTTGCTGCCAAGCGTGTCCAGCAGCCGCACGATGCGGCCCTGCGCCTCGTCGTCGAAATCGCCGACCTCGTCGAACACCAGGCTGCCGCCCCGCGCCCGGGCGATCAGCGCCGAGGGGCCGTCGGCGCCCTGCAGGTCCTGCGCCTGCGCCACCACGAAAGGCAGGGTCCGCCGGTCGGAAAAGTCGTGGATCGCGCGGGCGATCAGCGATTTGCCGGTGCCACTCTCGCCGGTGATGAGCACCGCAAGGTCGGTGTTCATCACCCGCGCCACCAGCCGGTACAGCGCCTGCATCGCCGGGGTGCGACCGACCAGCGGCAGATCGTCCCCGGCTCGGCCCGCGGCTCGGCAGGCTTGGCGGGCACGGCGCGGCGCTTTTGCTCCAGCGCGCGGGCGGCGCGCTTCATCAGGTCGGGCAGATCGAAGGGCTTGGGCAGGTAGTCATAGGCCTCGGCCTCGGCGGCCTGGATCGCGGTCATGATCGTGTTCTGCGCCGAGATCACGATCACCGGCAGGCCCGGCCGCTCCTTGGCGATCCGCGGCAGCGCCTCCAGCCCGTTGCCATCGGGCATGATGACGTCGGAGATGACCAGATCGCCCTTCCCCTCCTCGACCCAACGCATCAGCGTCATCAGCGACGAGGTCGCATGCACCTTGCAACCGGCGCGGGTCAGCGCCTGGGTCAGCACGGTGCGGATCGTGCGGTCGTCATCTGCGACAAGAACGGTGCCGTCCATTGGTCAGTCTCTCCTACGGGGTCTCTGCGCCATCCCCATCGGTGCCTTTTGGCGCGATGGGCAGCGAAATGCGGAAAACGGTCTTGCCGGGGACGGAATCGACACTGATCCAGCCGCCGTGGTCGGAAATGATCTTCGACACCAGCGCGAGGCCGAGGCCGGTGCCATTCTCGCGCCCCGACACGAAGGGCTCGAAGATCTCCGAGGCGATGTCGGGCGCGATGCCGGGGCCGTTGTCGATGATCTCGACCTGCAGCGGCACCGCGCGCCCCGTGCCATCGCGCCGGCGCAGGCGCAGCGACAGGTCATAGAAGGTGTGGATGCGGATCACCCCGGGATTGCCCTTCGACGCCTCGGCGGCATTTTTAAGAAGGTTCAGGAAAACCTGAAGCAACTGGTCGCCATCGCCAAGCGTGGGCGGCAGCGAGGGGTCGTAATCCTCGACGATCTGCATATGCGCGGCGAAGCCGACCAGCGACGAGCGGCGGGCGCGGTCCAGCACGTCATGGATATTGACGGCGCGCTGCTCGGGCGGGCGCAGGTTGCCGAACTGCTCCACCTGTTCCAGCAGCTTCACGATCCGCCGGGTTTCCTCAACGATCAGGTCGGTCAGCTCGCGGTCTTCGGCGCTGGCGTTCATGGAGATCAGCTGCGCCGCGCCGGAAATCCCGGCCAGCGGGTTCTTGATCTCATGTGCCAGCATCTCGGCCATGCCGATCGCCGATTTCGCCGCCGATTTCACGTTCTGCGACCGGCCAAGCCGGTCCGCCAGCTCGCGCGGGGCGATGGTCAGCAGCAGCGTGTCGGGATCGTCGTTCAGCGGCGCCACCTGCAGATTGCACACCACCGGGGCGCGCTCGCCGGTGCCGACATCGACATCGTTCAGGAACAGCGCCGACTGGTTGGCCCGGGCGCGGGCGAAGACCTCTTCCAGCGGCGCATCGATGGCCAGCTTGTCCAGCACCGGCTGGCCCTGCATCGAGCGGGTGGAGAGGTTCAGGAACGCCTCGGCCGCGGGGTTGATGGCGATCACCCGGTCAAGCCCGTCCAGCAGCAGCGCCGGCGTGGGCAGCGAGGCCCAGATCGAGCCGGGCGCGGGCAGATAGGGGGCGGGGCGCTTGGTCATGCGGCGGCCCTTTCGGCATCGGCTTCGGCCCGGGCTTCGGCCAGCGCCTCGCTTTGGGCATCGGTCGCCGCGAATCCGCTGCGGATCAGCGCCAGCGCCGCCGCGGGATCGGGCGCCACCATCAGCGCGGGGCGCAGGCCGGGCTCCGCCCCCGCCACATCGGCATACCAGCCCAGATGCTTGCGTGCGATGCGCAGGCCAAGATCGCGGCCGTAAAAGCCCAGCATCGCCTCGTAATGCTCGGCCACCAGATCGGCGCGGGCAGCCCCGTAGGGCACCGCCGGCGCCGGGGTGCCGTGCAGCGCATGGGCGATCTCGGCCAGCCTCCAGGGCGCGCCCTGCGCCCCACGCCCGACCATCACCCCCGCCGCACCCGACTGCGCCAGCGCCTGCCGCGCCGCCGCAACACTGGCAATGTCGCCATTCGCCACCACCGGGATCGTCACCGCCCCGCGCACCGCGGCAATCGCCGCCCAATCGGCGCGGCCCTTGTAGAACTGCATCCGGGTGCGGCCATGCACCACCACCATCCGCACGCCCGCCGCCGCGGCCCGGCGCGCCAGATCGGCGGCATTCAGGCAATCGCTGTCCCAGCCAAGCCGCATCTTCAGCGTCACCGGCACCGAAACCGCGCCCACCACCGCCTCGATCAGCCGCAGCGCATGGTCCGGTACCCGCATCAGCGCCGAACCGGACAGCCCGCCCGTTACCTTCTTGGCGGGGCAGCCCATGTTGATGTCGATGATCTGTGCGCCAAGGCCTGCGACCAGCCGCGCCGCCTCGGCCATCGGCCCCGGCTCGCGCCCCGCCAGCTGCACCGAAGTCAGCCCCGCCGAGCCGAGCCCGAGGTCGACCCGGGCCCTGGCCTGCACCGAGGGACGGGCGGTGACCATCTCGCCGCTCGCCACCATTTCCGACACGACAAGCCCCGCGCCAAAGCGCGCCACCAGCCGCCGGAACGGCAGATCGGTGATGCCGGCCATCGGGGCCAGCATCACCGGCGGGTCGAGCGAGAGGTTTGCCACCTGAATGGACAATTGCCTAATCCTTGTGCGGTCGGTTTGAGCTACTGCCTTACCCGGGGAATCGCAATCTCTGGCCGGCCCGGGCGCGGCCAAAATTATCATATGCACATTTTTTAGGCCGATATGCACAGTCCCTCATCATCGGCTGCCGCCGGGCGACGTGTGACACCCCGCCGCGCCGCTTGCCCGGCCTCCGAGGCTCCGTTACAGCAGGGCCCCGGAGGACGGCAATATGACAACCGCGGCAATCATCGTGGCGGCAGGGCGCGGCACCCGCGCGGGCGGCCCCGAACCCAAGCAATGGCAGCGCCTCGCCGGAGTGCCGTTGCTGCGGCATACCGTCGAGGCCTTCGCCGGGATCGGCCGCACCGTGCTGGTGCTGCACCCGAGGACATGGCCCGCGGCATTGCCGAATTTGCAGGCGAGGTGGTGCTGGTTGCCGGCGGCGCCACCCGCAGCGCCAGCGTGAGGGCGGCGCTGGATCTGCTGGAGGGCTCGGGCGTGACGCGCGTGCTGATCCAGGACGGCGCCCGCCCGCTGACCAGCCCCGCCCTGATCGCCCGCGTGCTGGCGGCGCTGGACCATGCCCCCGGTGCCGCCCCGGCGCTGCCGGTAACCGATGCGCTCTGGACCGGGACCGCGGGCCTTGTCTCGGGCACCCGCGACCGCGACGGCCTGTTTCGCGCCCAGACCCCGCAGGGCTTCGACCTGGCCGCGATCATCGCCGCCTATCGCTCCGGCCCGCCCGAGGCGCTTGACGACGTGGCCATCGCCCGCGCCGCCGGGCTTGACGTGGCCATCGTCGAGGGCGAGGAGGAGAACCTCAAGATCACCTATCCGGGCGATTTCGTCCGGGCCGAGGCGATCCTGCGCAACCGGAAAGGGGCACCGCATATGGATGTCAGGTTGGGAAACGGCTTTGACGTGCACGCCTTCTGCGAAGGCGACCATGTCATGCTCTGCGGTGTGAAGGTGCCGCATGGCCGCGGCCTTCTGGGCCATTCCGATGCCGATGTCGGCATGCACGCGCTGACCGACGCGATCTATGGCGCGCTGGCGGCCGGCGATATCGGCCGGCATTTCCCCCCCTCCGAGCCGGAATGGAAGGGTGCGGCCAGCGAGATCTTCCTGGCCCATGCCGCCGCGCTGGCACGGGATCGCGGCTATGCGATCGGCAATGTCGACGTGACACTGATCTGCGAGCGGCCCAAGGTGGGGCCCCATGCCGCAGCGATGAGCGCGGAACTGGCGCGCATCCTGGGGATTGCCGAGGATAGGGTATCGGTCAAGGCCACCACCTCCGAACGGCTGGGCTTCACCGGCCGCGAGGAAGGCATCGCCGCCATTGCCACCGCGACCCTGGTCGCAGGCTGAGAGGAACTGCGCATGGAACGTGAGACGCTGGAAGAACGGCTGGACCCGAACCCGCCGAAAAAGCTGCGCCGCGGACACTGGACGCCGGCGCTGGCCGTGGCGACGGTGGGGGGCCTTGGCTACCTGCGCCCTGCCCCCGGCACCTGGGCCTCGGCCGTCGCCATCGGCGCGGGGATCGTGCTGCACGGGTTCGGCCATGTCTGGCTGCTGCTGGCGGCGACGCTGCTGGCGACCGCCGCGGGCTTCTGGGCCTGCGGGCGGGTGCTGGCGGACCGGCCGGGCGAGGACCCCTCGGAAGTGGTGATCGACGAGGTGGCGGGGCAATGGATCGCGCTGCTGTTTCCCTCGGCCGGGTTCTGGCTGATGGGGCTGGATAGCTGGCACTTCCCCTATCCGGGCTGGGTCGCCGCCTTCCTGTTCTTCCGACTGTTCGACATCTGGAAACCCTGGATCATCGGCCGCGCGGATCGGCGCGCCGACGGGCCGGGGATCATGCTCGACGACATCCTTGCCGGGCTCTTCGCAGGCATCGCCACGATGATCGCCGCCGGCATCTCGCACGGGCTGCTGATGTGAGCCGCGCCGCCAGCCTTCTTGCCGCCGCCCGCGCCGCCGGCCTGACCATCGCCACCGCCGAAAGCTGCACCGGCGGGCTGATCTCGGGCGCGATCACCGAGGTGGCGGGCTCGTCGGACATCTTCGACCGCGGCTTCGTCACCTATTCCAACGCCGCCAAGCAGGCGATGCTGGGCGTGCGCGCCGAGACCCTGGCCGAACATGGCGCGGTCAGCGAGGCGGTGGCGCTGGAAATGGCGGTGGGCGCGCTGATCGGATCGACGGCGGACCTCGCCGTCTCCGTCACCGGCATCGCCGGGCCCGGCGGGTCGGAGCACAAGCCCGAGGGCCGCGTCTGCTTCGGCCTCGCCCGCCGCGGCGGCGAGACCCATGTGGAAACCGTGGAATTCGGCGCCCTCGGCCGCGGCGCGGTGCGCGCGGCCACTGTCGATCATGCGCTGGACCTGCTGATCGGCGCCGCCGGATAGCAAGAGGGGGGCGCTGCCCCCCGTCCTGCGGACTCCCCCCTTCGCCCTCAGGCCCCCGCGCCCAGCCTTTCCAGCCGCGCCGCGCGCATCCGCGCGAAATCGTCGCCCGCGTGGTAGGAGGAGCGGGTCAACGGCGTGGCCGAGACCATCAGGAAGCCCTTGCCATAGGCAGCCTTCTCATAGGCGGCGAATTCCTCGGGCGGCACGAAGCGGGCGACGCGGTGATGCTTGGGCGTAGGCTGCAGATACTGGCCGATGGTCAGGAAATCCACATCGGCGGCGCGCATGTCATCCATCACCTGCCGCACCGCCGGGCCCTCTTCGCCAAGGCCAACCATGATCCCCGATTTGGTGAACATGGTCGGATCGAGTTCCTTCACCCGCTGCAGCAGCCGCAACGAGTGGAAATAGCGCGCGCCGGGGCGTACCTCGGGGTAGAGGCCAGGCACGGTTTCAAGGTTGTGGTTGAACACGTCAGGCCGCGCCGCCACCACGGTTTCCAGCGCCGAGGGCGCGCATTTCAGGAAATCGGGTACCAGCACCTCGATGGTGGTGCCGGGGGCGCGGTGGCGCACGGCGCGGATGGTCTGGGCGAAGTGGTCGGCGCCGCCATCCTCCAGATCGTCGCGGTCGACCGAGGTGATGACCACATGCTTCAGCCCCAGCGTGGCGACGGCATGGGCGACTCGCCCCGGCTCGAAGGCATCCAGCGTCTGCGGCTTGCCGGTGGCGACGTTGCAGAAGGTGCAGCCGCGGGTGCAGATCTCGCCCATGATCATCATGGTGGCGTGGCCCTGACTCCAGCATTCGCCCACGTTCGGGCAGCCGGCCTCTTCGCAGACCGTGACCAGCCGGTTCGCCTTCAGGATGTCGCGCGTATCCTTGTAGCCCTGCGAGACCGGCGCCTTGACGCGGATCCATGCGGGCTTCTTGGGCTGCTCCTGATCGGGGCGGTGCGCCTTTTCGGGGTGGCGCTGGTCGGGAATGGTCAGATCGCGGGGGGACATGGGCTTTCTCCTGCCGTTGCACCGGCAATAGCAAATCGCAACGCGAATGGCAAAGCCGCTGCGGGGCCTGCAAGGCGGCCATGCGCCCTGCATCTTGCTGCCAGCGCATTGCGGCATCGCGGCATCGGAGTTACATTGATTCTAAGGGGAGGATCGCGGGGCCAGCCGGCTCGTCGCACCATCACATGCAAACAGGAGAGACCCGATGCAACCCGGAGCCAAGCTTCCCGATGTCACCTTCCGCACCCGCGTGCGCGACGAGTCCATCGGCGGCCCAAACCCCTATCGCTGGGAAGAACTGACCACCGCCGACTACTTCGCCGGCAAGCGCGCGGTGCTGTTCGCGCTGCCCGGCGCCTTCACCCCCACCTGCTCGACCTTCCAGTTGCCGGGCTTCGAGAACGGCTTTGCCGAGTTCCAGGCGCAGGGGATCGACGCGATCTATTGCCTGTCGGTGAACGATGCCTTCGTGATGAACCAGTGGGCGAAGGCGCAGGGCCTGGCCAATGTGCAGGTGATCCCCGACGGCTCGGGCGAGTTCACCCGCCGCGTGGGGATGCTGGTGCGCAAGGACAACCTCGGTTTCGGCCTGCGCAGCTGGCGCTATGCCGCGGTCATCAACGATGGCCGCGTCGAGGCGTGGTTCGAGGAACCGGGGCTGTGCGACAACCACGGCGAGGACCCTTACGGCGTGTCGAGCCCGGAATCGGTGCTGGCTTGGCTGCGCGATTCGGCGCAGGAGCAGGCGGCGTAAGCGAGCGCCCCCTTCGGCACCTCGCTGCCCTTGGCGAAGGCCACCGCCTTCGCCATGCTGTGCCATAACCGTTTGCACCGGACGGCCCCCAAAGGGGCCGACCAGCGCCCGCCCCGCCTCTGGCGGGCGCTGTCCTCAGTCGGTCTCTCGCTGCCAGCGATTCTGGGTGAGCGGTCCCGCACGGGCGGGGCGAGGCAGTGCCTCGCCTTTGTCCGCCCGAACTGAGCGACCCCCTCACCCTCGCGGCACCAGCCGCTGCGCCTCCCCCAGCAGCCCCGCCCCCGCCCCCGCCAGGAGCCGTGCCAGGGCCGGAACCCAGGGCTCCTCGCCGATCGCGGCGCGGCGGACCAGCCGCACCTGGCGGGACGGCTCTGGTGCGGCAAAACGCATCAGCGCCATCTGCGGAGCAGCGGCGGATTCGGCTCGCGCTGCCGCCTCTGGCACGAAGGTCAGCCCCATCCCTGCCGCGACCAGCCCGCACAGCGTGGCCAGCGACGAGGCGCCCAGGTCGATCCGCGCCCGCCCTGCCCCCGGGCCGCCCCCCATCCGCCGCCGGTCCAGCGCGCAGACCTCCAGCGCCTGATCGGCAAGGCAATGCCCCTCGTCCAACAGCAGAAGCTGGTCTGGGTCGAGCGACACGGGGCGCAGCGCCTCGGCCTGCCCGGCCAGCGCCGCCAGCCGGGCGGCGGTGCCGGCCAGCAGGAAACGGTCCTCGAACAGCGGCAGCTCGATCATTCCCGGCCCCGGCGGCGTGGCGATCACCGCCGCATCCAGCGTACCATCCGACAATTCGCGCAGCAGCGTTTCGGTTTCCGCCTCTCGCAGCCGCAGATCCTGCGGCAGGTCCGCCGTGCCACGCAGCGCCGCCAGCGCTGGCGGCACCAGATAGGGCGCCAACGTCGGGATCACTCCCAGCGTGACCACGCCGCCAAGCGCCCCGCGCCGGGCCGCCGCCTCCATCTCGCGCACTTCCGCCAGGATTCGCCCCGCCCG belongs to Frigidibacter mobilis and includes:
- the dusB gene encoding tRNA dihydrouridine synthase DusB; the protein is MLAPMAGITDLPFRRLVARFGAGLVVSEMVASGEMVTARPSVQARARVDLGLGSAGLTSVQLAGREPGPMAEAARLVAGLGAQIIDINMGCPAKKVTGGLSGSALMRVPDHALRLIEAVVGAVSVPVTLKMRLGWDSDCLNAADLARRAAAAGVRMVVVHGRTRMQFYKGRADWAAIAAVRGAVTIPVVANGDIASVAAARQALAQSGAAGVMVGRGAQGAPWRLAEIAHALHGTPAPAVPYGAARADLVAEHYEAMLGFYGRDLGLRIARKHLGWYADVAGAEPGLRPALMVAPDPAAALALIRSGFAATDAQSEALAEARAEADAERAAA
- a CDS encoding peroxiredoxin, encoding MQPGAKLPDVTFRTRVRDESIGGPNPYRWEELTTADYFAGKRAVLFALPGAFTPTCSTFQLPGFENGFAEFQAQGIDAIYCLSVNDAFVMNQWAKAQGLANVQVIPDGSGEFTRRVGMLVRKDNLGFGLRSWRYAAVINDGRVEAWFEEPGLCDNHGEDPYGVSSPESVLAWLRDSAQEQAA
- a CDS encoding sensor histidine kinase NtrY-like, with product MRPSWDRLVRLRRLKRVQNLATLGLVILGPLLAFGTFMALGPFDQGASSLGLRAVILADLVYILLVAGLVFARLARMVAARRAHSAGSRLHLRLTGVFAGMALVPTILVAVFAGLTVNIGLEGWFSDRVRQVLGSSLAAAEAYEAEHRTDLVTDAEALAGYLNVARQAAFFLADSDLRQLLTQGQAQIQRGLREAYVIDGGGEIRARGERSYLFDYELPAAADLTRAATGETVVIQDWDRNEFRALVRLEAYADRYLYVSRNVDGQILSLLDETRKTVQLYRQLEADRGRVLFEFSLLYLAFALILILAAVWLGLWFAERLSRPVGRLAGAAQQIGAGNLDVQVIEERGDDEIAMLGRIFNQMTRQLKGQRGALVASHHQTEERRRLFDSVLGSVTSGVIGLDAEGRIDFLNRSAIRLLALDPGQPHEGPLGDMVPEFEGLLARLREGRGETVQEEIRLSREGRLESLLVRMAMRRGADGRLEGYVVAFDDVTELVSAQRMAAWGDVARRIAHEIKNPLTPIQLSAERIRRKFGRAMSEEDADALDQMVDVIVRQTGDLRRIVDEFSRFARMPEPDRRDHDLAKLMRDAVALQEGALHGARLVADLPAGPVVVELDATMIGQAVTNLVKNAGEAVETLVENGAPPGYEPEVRVSMAETPQQITIRIMDNGAGLPADRARLFEPYVTTRAKGTGLGLPIVKKIVEEHGGSLTLTDAPAFAPGAHRGALAEIRLPRARASRGGVRGEGPSPQDPQFAPDTPATEPERQS
- a CDS encoding CinA family protein; translated protein: MSRAASLLAAARAAGLTIATAESCTGGLISGAITEVAGSSDIFDRGFVTYSNAAKQAMLGVRAETLAEHGAVSEAVALEMAVGALIGSTADLAVSVTGIAGPGGSEHKPEGRVCFGLARRGGETHVETVEFGALGRGAVRAATVDHALDLLIGAAG
- a CDS encoding phosphatidylglycerophosphatase A, yielding MERETLEERLDPNPPKKLRRGHWTPALAVATVGGLGYLRPAPGTWASAVAIGAGIVLHGFGHVWLLLAATLLATAAGFWACGRVLADRPGEDPSEVVIDEVAGQWIALLFPSAGFWLMGLDSWHFPYPGWVAAFLFFRLFDIWKPWIIGRADRRADGPGIMLDDILAGLFAGIATMIAAGISHGLLM
- the lipA gene encoding lipoyl synthase, coding for MSPRDLTIPDQRHPEKAHRPDQEQPKKPAWIRVKAPVSQGYKDTRDILKANRLVTVCEEAGCPNVGECWSQGHATMMIMGEICTRGCTFCNVATGKPQTLDAFEPGRVAHAVATLGLKHVVITSVDRDDLEDGGADHFAQTIRAVRHRAPGTTIEVLVPDFLKCAPSALETVVAARPDVFNHNLETVPGLYPEVRPGARYFHSLRLLQRVKELDPTMFTKSGIMVGLGEEGPAVRQVMDDMRAADVDFLTIGQYLQPTPKHHRVARFVPPEEFAAYEKAAYGKGFLMVSATPLTRSSYHAGDDFARMRAARLERLGAGA
- a CDS encoding two-component system sensor histidine kinase NtrB, with amino-acid sequence MTKRPAPYLPAPGSIWASLPTPALLLDGLDRVIAINPAAEAFLNLSTRSMQGQPVLDKLAIDAPLEEVFARARANQSALFLNDVDVGTGERAPVVCNLQVAPLNDDPDTLLLTIAPRELADRLGRSQNVKSAAKSAIGMAEMLAHEIKNPLAGISGAAQLISMNASAEDRELTDLIVEETRRIVKLLEQVEQFGNLRPPEQRAVNIHDVLDRARRSSLVGFAAHMQIVEDYDPSLPPTLGDGDQLLQVFLNLLKNAAEASKGNPGVIRIHTFYDLSLRLRRRDGTGRAVPLQVEIIDNGPGIAPDIASEIFEPFVSGRENGTGLGLALVSKIISDHGGWISVDSVPGKTVFRISLPIAPKGTDGDGAETP
- a CDS encoding LysR substrate-binding domain-containing protein encodes the protein MMITLRQLTYLTALAEEAHFGRAAARVHVTQPALSMQIRELEGALGLVLVDRLPRGVRLTRAGHEVLARAGRILAEVREMEAAARRGALGGVVTLGVIPTLAPYLVPPALAALRGTADLPQDLRLREAETETLLRELSDGTLDAAVIATPPGPGMIELPLFEDRFLLAGTAARLAALAGQAEALRPVSLDPDQLLLLDEGHCLADQALEVCALDRRRMGGGPGAGRARIDLGASSLATLCGLVAAGMGLTFVPEAAARAESAAAPQMALMRFAAPEPSRQVRLVRRAAIGEEPWVPALARLLAGAGAGLLGEAQRLVPRG